A window of the Candidatus Zixiibacteriota bacterium genome harbors these coding sequences:
- a CDS encoding phosphodiester glycosidase family protein, whose protein sequence is MTRIFRLTALLAVLTIISAQAPAADSLWIEIDSGLQYAQFPVSPPSTTGESRIDIIRIDPHLYSLEILMISETGAYSLTAEEWCRQYELVAAINAGMFQQDFRTHVGYLRHHDHVNSSRRVSKYLSAAAADPIDSTLPPFRIFDLDVISLDSVKAMYRTVIQNLRLIKHPGRNTWSQQDDLWSEAALGEDKDGNILFIFSRSPYSMYDLNHILLSLPINLVAAQHLEGGPEASLFLSHNDHVIRRVGSFETKFLPSDSNDHFWPLPNVVGIKKLTPQ, encoded by the coding sequence ATGACCAGAATCTTCAGGTTGACCGCACTACTCGCCGTACTCACGATCATCTCTGCGCAAGCACCGGCGGCGGACTCACTCTGGATCGAAATCGATTCCGGTCTGCAGTACGCACAGTTCCCGGTCTCACCGCCATCAACAACAGGGGAGTCCCGCATCGACATCATCCGCATCGACCCGCACCTTTATTCCCTCGAAATCCTGATGATCTCGGAAACCGGAGCCTACAGCCTCACCGCCGAGGAATGGTGCCGCCAATACGAGCTCGTGGCCGCCATCAACGCCGGCATGTTCCAGCAGGACTTTCGGACCCACGTCGGCTACCTCCGCCATCATGATCATGTTAATAGCTCCAGGCGTGTCTCGAAGTATCTTTCCGCTGCCGCCGCCGATCCAATCGACTCGACCCTGCCGCCTTTTCGGATCTTTGATCTCGATGTGATCTCGCTCGACTCGGTCAAGGCGATGTACCGAACGGTGATTCAGAACCTACGGCTGATCAAACACCCGGGACGCAATACCTGGTCGCAGCAGGATGACCTCTGGAGCGAAGCCGCCCTGGGCGAAGACAAGGACGGCAATATCCTGTTCATCTTCTCGCGCTCACCCTACTCGATGTACGATCTCAACCACATCCTCCTCAGTCTACCCATCAATTTGGTCGCGGCACAACACCTCGAGGGCGGTCCCGAAGCTTCGCTGTTCTTGTCCCATAACGATCACGTGATCCGACGGGTCGGGAGTTTTGAGACCAAGTTTCTCCCATCCGACTCCAACGACCACTTCTGGCCGCTGCCAAACGTGGTCGGAATCAAGAAACTCACTCCGCAATAG